In Leopardus geoffroyi isolate Oge1 chromosome D1, O.geoffroyi_Oge1_pat1.0, whole genome shotgun sequence, a single window of DNA contains:
- the CD3E gene encoding T-cell surface glycoprotein CD3 epsilon chain — MMPSGSLWRVLGLCLLSVGAWGQEDNDDPSEPSPQASASARYKVSISGTKVVLTCPEDLGSESIKWERNGGLLPNEYGEQLFLDGFSEMEDSGYYACYTSNSLEKNYLYLKARVCQNCIEVNLMAVAAIVVADVCITLGVLLLVYYWSKNKKASSVTMMRGPGAGGRPRGQNKEKPPPVPNPDYEPIRKGQQDLYSGLNQRGI, encoded by the exons ttGGCGCTTGGGGGCAGGAAG aCAATGACGACCCTTCAG AGCCATCTCCACAGGCATCTGCCTCCGCAC GGTACAAAGTCTCCATTTCTGGAACCAAGGTGGTGCTGACATGCCCTGAGGATTTGGGAAGTgaatcaataaaatgggaaagaaatggtGGCCTCTTGCCCAATGAATATGGAGAACAGCTATTTCTGGATGGTTTTTCAGAAATGGAAGACAGTGGTTATTATGCCTGCTATACAAGCAACTCACTAGAGAAGAACTATCTCTACCTGAAAGCAAGAG TGTGTCAGAACTGCATTGAGGTGAATCTGATGGCAGTGGCCGCGATCGTCGTGGCTGATGTCTGTATCACTCTGGGGGTGCTGCTGCTGGTATATTATTGGAGCAAGAATAAAAAGGCCAGTTCCGTGACCATGATGCGAGGACCAGGTGCAGGCGGCAGGCCCAGGG gacAAAACAAGGAGAAACCACCACCTGTGCCCAATCCAGACTACGAG CCCATCCGGAAAGGCCAGCAGGATCTGTATTCTGGCCTGAATCAGAGAGGCATCTGA